A stretch of the Actinoalloteichus fjordicus genome encodes the following:
- a CDS encoding DMT family transporter: MTGQRNQRAAQRSTDDLARVAARPTAAAPVLIAAVISGGAVATQTRINGELADRLGSGFTAALISFGVGLIVVGSLVLVLPAGRQGMRRVAGALRARDGAAGPILRPWQCLGGACGAFLVLSQGLTATAIGVSMFTVAVVGGQVASGLLVDRFGIGPGGVRQVTTLRVAGAVVAVLAVLIAVSGSLGDPQTLILAVLPALAGVGIAWQQAVNGRVRAAAGSAMPATLVNFIVGTAVLIVAFLISLLVTGPPAALPSEPWLYLGGVIGVLFIALGAMVVARIGVLLLGLSSIAGQLIGAVLLDLLTPSSDAGLTATTLVGSGLTLVAVVLALLPGRRRA, encoded by the coding sequence GTGACCGGACAGCGGAATCAGCGTGCAGCGCAGCGGAGTACCGACGATCTCGCCAGAGTCGCAGCCCGGCCGACGGCGGCCGCCCCCGTGCTGATCGCCGCCGTGATCTCCGGTGGCGCCGTCGCGACTCAGACCCGGATCAACGGTGAGCTGGCCGACCGCCTCGGCAGCGGCTTCACCGCCGCGCTGATCTCCTTCGGCGTCGGCCTGATCGTGGTCGGATCACTGGTGCTCGTGCTGCCCGCCGGGCGACAGGGCATGCGTCGGGTCGCGGGCGCGCTGCGGGCACGTGACGGTGCGGCGGGGCCGATTCTGCGTCCCTGGCAGTGCCTCGGCGGCGCCTGCGGTGCCTTCCTGGTCCTCAGCCAGGGCCTCACGGCCACCGCGATCGGCGTGTCCATGTTCACCGTCGCCGTGGTGGGCGGTCAGGTGGCCAGCGGCCTGCTGGTGGACCGGTTCGGCATCGGCCCCGGCGGTGTGCGTCAGGTGACGACCCTGCGGGTCGCGGGTGCCGTCGTCGCCGTGCTCGCCGTGCTGATCGCGGTGTCCGGCAGTCTGGGCGATCCGCAGACGTTGATCCTCGCGGTGCTGCCCGCGCTCGCGGGCGTCGGCATCGCCTGGCAGCAGGCGGTGAACGGACGGGTGCGCGCCGCAGCAGGCTCGGCGATGCCCGCCACCCTGGTGAACTTCATCGTGGGCACGGCGGTGCTGATCGTGGCATTCCTGATCTCCCTGCTCGTGACGGGACCACCCGCCGCCCTGCCGAGCGAGCCGTGGCTGTACCTGGGCGGCGTGATCGGCGTGCTGTTCATCGCCCTCGGCGCGATGGTGGTGGCCAGGATCGGCGTGCTGCTGCTGGGGTTGAGCTCCATCGCGGGGCAGCTCATCGGCGCCGTCCTGCTGGATCTCCTCACTCCGTCGTCCGACGCCGGACTGACCGCGACCACGCTGGTGGGAAGCGGACTGACCTTGGTCGCGGTGGTCCTCGCCTTGCTGCCCGGCCGCCGACGCGCCTGA
- a CDS encoding bifunctional methylenetetrahydrofolate dehydrogenase/methenyltetrahydrofolate cyclohydrolase translates to MTATILDGKATRNAIYDDLRTRVAALGDAGVRPGLGTVLVGADPGSAAYVRGKHSDCAKVGITSLRRDLPEDADQEQVAAVIDELNADPACHGYIVQLPLPRGLDTGALLERMDPNKDADGLHPVNLGRLVLGEPGPLPCTPRGIVELLRRYDVPIAGAEVTVIGRGVTVGRPLGLLLTRRSENATVTLCHTGTKDLDAQVRRADIVIAAAGRPGLITAEMLKPGAAVLDVGITRTDQGLVGDVTLEAREVAGFVAPMPGGVGPMTRAMLLTNVVEAAERAVRSA, encoded by the coding sequence GTGACCGCCACCATCCTTGACGGCAAGGCCACCCGAAACGCGATCTACGACGACCTCCGCACCAGGGTCGCCGCGCTGGGTGACGCGGGTGTGCGACCGGGACTGGGCACCGTGCTCGTCGGCGCGGACCCCGGATCGGCCGCCTACGTCCGCGGCAAGCACTCCGACTGCGCGAAGGTGGGCATCACCTCCCTGCGCCGCGACCTTCCGGAGGATGCCGACCAGGAGCAGGTCGCGGCGGTGATCGACGAGCTGAACGCCGACCCGGCCTGCCACGGCTACATCGTGCAGCTCCCGCTGCCGCGCGGACTGGACACCGGCGCGCTGCTCGAACGCATGGACCCGAACAAGGACGCCGACGGCCTGCATCCGGTGAACCTGGGCAGGCTCGTCCTCGGCGAGCCCGGGCCGCTGCCGTGCACGCCGCGCGGCATCGTCGAACTCCTGCGGCGCTACGACGTCCCGATCGCCGGGGCGGAGGTGACGGTGATCGGACGAGGTGTCACGGTGGGCCGCCCGCTCGGGCTGCTGCTCACCCGGCGCAGCGAGAACGCGACCGTGACCCTGTGCCACACCGGGACGAAGGACCTGGACGCTCAGGTACGTCGGGCCGACATCGTGATCGCCGCTGCGGGCAGGCCGGGGCTGATCACCGCCGAGATGCTCAAGCCCGGCGCGGCCGTCCTCGACGTCGGCATCACTCGCACCGACCAGGGGCTGGTGGGAGACGTCACGCTCGAAGCCCGCGAGGTCGCGGGCTTCGTGGCCCCGATGCCCGGCGGTGTCGGCCCGATGACCAGGGCGATGCTGCTGACCAATGTGGTCGAGGCCGCCGAGCGGGCGGTGCGGTCGGCGTGA
- a CDS encoding MFS transporter yields MFTPYRLLASVGRLPTLLFWSLFGRLHTTATALALTFLVTDWTGSYTLAGVVAASLTVGTGIAGPLRGRAADRSSVTRLLLLTGLCYGGGLFLLAALPGGLWPAAPVIAFFTGLAMPPVSQVSRAVWAKVEPAAARNATYAVEATLTELLFMVGPMLAALAVAFVSPPAAVVLCGLFAVTGALGFAAALARSELRPVQAQAGDEAPGASDGLSESASEPPSALSEAPRNGFVLRAAGVLPTITMAMMIVAALIAVDLVIIAWARERGTPELAGVLVAVWAVGSLVGGFIAGGLRGRPNLVLRMTLVTLGLSALIPVLPPMTPEPTPWLVGLILAAGGAAIAPAFAAANSRLGELAPAHQRAEVFGWLASASTAGSALAATSIGWVLDVGSLGAAAGASTLFGVLAVLVALQIPRRPAAQASTEAQDVVT; encoded by the coding sequence GTGTTCACGCCTTATCGCCTGCTCGCCTCTGTGGGGCGCCTTCCCACTCTGCTCTTCTGGTCGCTGTTCGGCAGACTGCACACGACGGCGACCGCCCTGGCGTTGACCTTCCTGGTGACCGACTGGACCGGCTCGTACACCCTCGCGGGCGTGGTGGCCGCGTCGTTGACCGTCGGAACCGGCATCGCAGGCCCCCTACGCGGCCGAGCCGCTGATCGAAGCTCCGTGACGAGACTGCTCCTGTTGACGGGGCTCTGCTACGGCGGCGGACTCTTCCTGTTGGCCGCCCTGCCCGGAGGTCTCTGGCCTGCGGCTCCCGTCATCGCGTTCTTCACCGGGCTGGCGATGCCGCCGGTCAGTCAGGTCAGCCGGGCGGTGTGGGCGAAGGTCGAGCCAGCAGCGGCGAGGAACGCGACCTACGCGGTCGAGGCGACCCTGACGGAACTGCTGTTCATGGTGGGGCCGATGCTCGCGGCGCTGGCCGTGGCCTTCGTCAGCCCGCCCGCCGCCGTGGTGCTGTGCGGGCTGTTCGCGGTCACCGGAGCGCTCGGCTTCGCGGCGGCCCTCGCGCGATCGGAGCTCCGGCCGGTGCAGGCACAGGCGGGCGACGAGGCTCCCGGGGCTTCCGACGGCCTATCCGAGTCGGCGTCTGAACCGCCCTCGGCCCTTTCCGAGGCGCCGCGCAACGGATTCGTGCTGCGGGCAGCAGGAGTCCTGCCCACGATCACCATGGCGATGATGATCGTCGCCGCGCTGATCGCGGTGGATCTGGTGATCATCGCCTGGGCCAGAGAACGCGGGACGCCGGAGCTGGCGGGCGTCCTCGTCGCGGTCTGGGCGGTGGGCTCGCTGGTGGGCGGCTTCATCGCGGGCGGGCTGCGCGGCAGGCCGAACCTGGTGCTGCGCATGACGCTGGTGACCCTCGGCCTCAGCGCGCTCATCCCCGTGCTGCCGCCGATGACGCCGGAGCCCACGCCCTGGCTGGTCGGCCTCATCCTCGCTGCGGGCGGGGCCGCGATCGCTCCGGCCTTCGCCGCGGCCAACAGCAGGCTCGGCGAGTTGGCTCCTGCGCATCAGCGGGCCGAGGTCTTCGGCTGGCTGGCCTCGGCCTCCACCGCGGGTTCCGCGCTGGCCGCCACCTCGATCGGCTGGGTACTGGACGTCGGGTCGCTCGGGGCGGCGGCGGGGGCGTCCACGCTCTTCGGCGTTCTTGCGGTGTTAGTCGCATTACAGATTCCACGCAGGCCTGCTGCGCAGGCGTCGACCGAAGCGCAGGATGTCGTGACGTGA